In Candidatus Hydrogenedentota bacterium, the sequence TTCGAGGAACTCGGCGGGCAACTGCGGGCGCACGGTGACGCGCGCGGCGTCTTCGCCACGAAGACAGAATCGCGATTCGCCCACTTCCAGAATCATCGGAGAACCGGCCCGCGCGACGCGCACCGGCGCTCCGGGAACCATTCCCAACTCCCTCAGACGCGCGCATAATGCCGTGTCCGCGGTCATCTCCACGACTTCAACTTCTTCCCCCGACCCACAATCGGTAAGCGGAAGGGTGAACAGGTCCGAATCCTCCATGAATCCTAACTCTCCCGGCCGGCAAAC encodes:
- a CDS encoding ferrous iron transport protein A, yielding MEDSDLFTLPLTDCGSGEEVEVVEMTADTALCARLRELGMVPGAPVRVARAGSPMILEVGESRFCLRGEDAARVTVRPQLPAEFLEVPIPSETSKPHHYAERAEWV